The Corylus avellana chromosome ca8, CavTom2PMs-1.0 genome has a segment encoding these proteins:
- the LOC132190995 gene encoding uncharacterized protein LOC132190995 translates to MVHFEDSPSDWDPRKLGCPNFIELSNLRNGIWAPLTLDRRLVLYPNGKKNSNVNGHISLYLAIAATNDLPLGWEVNVHIRFFVFDQIRDKYLSIHDASGRVRRFHKLKTEWGFDQLLFHDTLNDSSNGYLVDDTCVLGAEVFVIKCTGKGESLSMINEPQSNIFTWRIDNFTNMKNAYYDSKHFTVEGRRWKLSLNPKGFGTGAGTCLSLYLYLGDSETIPPNKKLCAKYKLRVKDQIHGNHHEKTIDHWFSDRTIGYGVHEFLPLRDLRDASNGYLVRDGLFIECKIDAISVLF, encoded by the exons ATGGTGCATTTTGAGGACTCTCCTTCAGATTGGGACCCCCGGAAGTTAGGTTGTCCGAATTTCATTGAACTGAGCAACCTAAGGAACGGGATATGGGCTCCACTTACCTTGGACAG GAGATTGGTACTTTACCCAAATGGGAAAAAGAATAGCAATGTGAACGGTCACATCTCTCTATACTTGGCAATAGCAGCTACCAATGACCTTCCACTTGGCTGGGAGGTTAACGTGCACATAAGATTCTTTGTGTTTGATCAAATCCGAGACAAGTACCTGAGTATTCACG ATGCGAGTGGGAGGGTAAGACGCTTCCATAAATTGAAGACTGAATGGGGATTCGATCAGTTGCTTTTCCATGATACTCTCAATGATTCATCAAATGGATATCTTGTTGACGACACTTGTGTCTTGGGGGCGGAAGTTTTTGTTATTAAATGTACTGGCAAAGGGGAGAGTTTGTCAATGATAAATGAACCTCAAAGTAATATTTTCACTTGGAGGATTGACAACTTTACCAACATGAAAAATGCATATTATGACTCTAAGCATTTCACCGTTGAAGGGCGAAGATG GAAGTTGAGTCTCAATCCGAAGGGATTTGGAACAGGAGCAGGCACATGCTTGTCTCTTTATCTCTACTTAGGTGATTCAGAAACTATTCCTCCCAACAAAAAATTGTGTGCAAAATACAAGCTGCGAGTAAAGGACCAAATCCATGGCAATCACCATGAAAAGACAA TTGACCACTGGTTCTCTGATCGTACCATCGGTTATGGTGTCCATGAGTTTTTGCCATTGAGAGATCTCCGGGACGCATCAAATGGCTACTTGGTACGTGATGGTTTGTTCATTGAATGCAAAATCGATGCCATATCCGTTCTTTTTTAA
- the LOC132190996 gene encoding zinc finger BED domain-containing protein RICESLEEPER 2-like, which translates to MEDTLSDASISPTSSPPPVMEVQDVETHSSENHRSSSHSQQTKKPTNQSIVWEHLKKVEPIDKDNLKAKCNHCSKLIGCHYRRNGTSPMMTHLTHGCPTSPLLKSKLSKGQTLLQMSLKKSVEGTTSNQLGFKKYDPEILRNGLAEYFIASELPFRHVESHSFRKWMNLVEPRFNVPSRTTLQKDCMKVCEREKLTLKSVLRGKRICITTDTWTSIQNFNYMCVTAHFIDRDWILHKKIIKFCLISNHSGEEIGKMLESTLREWGIGGVYTITVDNASANKLGIEYLKKRLKDKNYTVLGAEFLHMRCAAHILNLVVQEGLDELDDCIDNIRNAIKYVRSSPSRMAKFKDCIQRENITCTKTVCLDVKTRWNSTYLMLCTAEKYEKAFELLGEEDHQFVVPSMIDWENARAFVKFLKTSF; encoded by the coding sequence ATGGAGGATACTTTGAGTGATGCAAGTATCTCGCCAACGAGTAGCCCTCCCCCTGTTATGGAAGTGCAAGATGTTGAAACACATTCCTCTGAAAATCATAGAAGTTCCTCACATTCCCAACAAACCAAAAAACCTACAAATCAATCTATTGTGTGGGAGCACTTAAAAAAAGTGGAACCAATTGACAAGGATAACCTTAAAGCTAAGTGTAATCATTGTAGCAAGTTGATAGGGTGTCACTATAGGAGAAATGGTACTTCACCCATGATGACCCACCTTACCCATGGTTGCCCAACATCTCCACTTTTGAAATCAAAATTATCCAAAGGCCAAACTCTGTTGCAAATGTCACTTAAGAAATCGGTCGAAGGCACTACTAGCAACCAATTGGGATTCAAGAAGTATGATCCAGAAATTTTAAGGAATGGGTTGGCTGAGTATTTCATTGCGAGTGAGCTGCCTTTTAGGCATGTGGAGAGTCATTCGTTTAGAAAATGGATGAATTTAGTTGAACCTAGGTTCAATGTACCAAGTCGTACTACTCTACAAAAAGATTGCATGAAAGTGTGTGAAAGAGAAAAGCTTACGTTGAAGAGTGTTTTGCGTGGTAAAAGGATTTGCATCACTACTGACACATGGACatccattcaaaattttaactaCATGTGTGTTACCGCTCACTTCATAGATAGAGATTGGATACtacataagaaaataatcaaattttgtcTAATTTCCAATCATTCGGGTGAGGAAATTGGAAAAATGTTGGAGAGTACATTGCGAGAGTGGGGGATTGGTGGTGTTTACACTATTACAGTTGATAATGCCTCGGCCAATAAATTGGGGATTGAATATTTAAAGAAGAGGTTGAAGGATAAGAATTATACTGTTTTGGGAGCTGAATTTCTTCACATGCGGTGTGCTGCTCACATTTTAAATCTTGTTGTACAAGAaggcttggatgagttggatgATTGTATAGATAATATAAGGAATGCGATAAAATATGTGAGGTCTTCACCGTCTAGGATGGCAAAGTTCAAAGATTGTATACAGCGGGAAAATATTACATGTACGAAGACGGTGTGTCTAGATGTTAaaactagatggaactctacataCTTAATGTTGTGTACCGCTGAGAAATACGAAAAAGCTTTTGAGCTACTGGGTGAAGAAGATCATCAGTTTGTTGTTCCTTCTATGAttgattgggaaaatgctagggcatttgtgaagtttttgaaaACTTCTTTTTGA